The Chitinophagaceae bacterium nucleotide sequence CGGCCTGTGAAAAGATGAACGAATGAATATTTACATCTTATAAAACAAGCAGGAACACAGATTTCCCCCATAAAAAGCATTTCAGTTACCTTTGCCCCTCATCCTGTTGCAAAACAGCAAATACAAACAATATGGCAAAAAGCAGCTTCGGCAATTTCGCTAGTCAGAAAACCAACGCACAAAAGAAAGAAGAGTTCCGCCAGGAAAAGAAAAAAGCAAGAGTAGAGAAGAACGAATACTTTGCAAAAAAGAAAGCAGAAGAGAAAAGTTTCCGTCCACAGGAAACAAGAACCAAAACCGTGTCTTCAAAATCAGGAGCACAAACCCCTGCACTACCGATCACCTTTAAACGTGAAAATACAACAGGTGAAATGCCGCTCAACAAATACCTGGCACATTGCGATGTATGCAGTCGAAGAGAAGCAGCTGAAGTGATCAAAAAAGGAACTGTACTTGTAAACGGTAAAGTAGTTACTGAACCCGGACATAAAGTAACTGATAAAGACGAAGTGAAAGTAAACGGTAAAAAAATTACGATCCAGAAAGAGTTGGTATATATCCTGCTCAATAAACCAAAAGATTATATTACTACGTCAGAAGATCCGCAGGGAAGAAGAACAATCATGGATCTGATGAAAGGAGTTTCTACTCAACGCATCTACCCTGTTGGACGATTGGACCGGAATACAACGGGTGTGTTATTATTAACCAATGATGGTGAACTCACACAAAAATTATCACATCCAAGTTACCAGGTTAAGAAAGTGTATGAAGTAACACTGGATAAACCATTAGAGAAAAAAGATTTTGAAAAACTGCTGAATGGTTTAACACTGGAAGATGGATTTATTGCACCGGATGCAGTTGGATACCCCGATCCGAAAAATAAAAAAGTAATCGGCATTGAAATTCACAGCGGACGTAACCGCATCGTTCGCCGTATGTTTGAAGCATTGGGATATGATGTGAAAGGGCTGGATCGTGTATTATTTGCCAATCTCACCAAGAAGAATGTTGACCGCAGCAAATGGCGTTACCTTAACGAAAAGGAAGTGCGTTTGCTGAAATTCTTAAATAAATCCTTCGTCAAAAAGAAAGAAGAAGAAAAAGGAAAGAACAGAGATGAAGAATAAAATTGACATCATTGCTGAAACCGATCATTGGATCGCTCTCAATAAAGCTTCGGGTTTATTATCCATTCCAGACAGGATGCAAAGTGAACCATCACTGAAAGATCTGCTGAATGAAAAATATGATAAAGTATGGATCGTTCACCGCCTTGATAAATTCACCAGCGGTTTGATCCTTTTTGCAAAAGACGAAGCAACACATAAACTTTTATCGCAGCAGTTTGAAGAAAGAAAGGTGGAGAAATTTTATCTCGGTCTTGTGCATGGAATTCTATCGAACAAAGAAGGAAGTGTTGATGGACCTATCATGGAGCATTCAGTAAAAAAATCAACCTACATCATTCATCAGAAAGGGAAACCTTCGATGACTGATTATAAAGTGCTGGAAGAACACGGACAGTTTTCATGGATGCAGTTCCAGATTCATACAGGACGTACACCAGATCCGTGTACACATGAAACATATCGGTCATCCGATTGTATGTGATGATGTGTATGGAACCGCAGCTCCCATTCTTCTATCATCCATGAAAAGGAAAAAATTCAAGCTGTCAAAAGCTGATGAAGAAGAGCGTCCATTACTGAGCCGACTGGCTTTGCATGCATGGAAACTTACTTTCACAGATGCAGAAGGAAAAAAAGTTGAATTGGAAGCTCCGCTATCAAAAGACCTTCGTGCTTTACTTCAGCAATTCGAAAAATGGGTTAAATAAAAAAGAGCCCCGCAAATGCGGAGCTCTTATCATACAATATCATAATCGAAGGAAAAACTTACAAGTTTGGCTGCGGTGTGTAACGCAAATAAGGTTTTACAATCTTTACTCCTTTAGGGAATTTTTCAATGGCTGCCTCAGTCGTTACAGCAGGAACTACAATTACATCTTCACCTTCTTTCCAATCAGCCGGTGTGGCAACACTGTAGTTAGCAGTTAACTGCAATGAATCAATCACACGTAATACTTCATGAAAATTTCTTCCTGTTGAAGCAGGGTAAGTAATAAACAGTTTTACTTTCTTATCGGGCCCAATGATGAACAGTGAACGAACTGTAAATGTTTCAGACGCATTGGGATGAATCATATCATAAAGGTTAGCAACGGTCCTGTCTTCATCAGCTATTATAGGGAAATCAACCGTTGTAAGCTGTGTTTCGTTAATATCGCTGATCCAGCTATTGTGTTTGTCCAATCCGTCAACACTGAGTGCTAAAACTTTTACATTACGTTTTTCAAACTCAAGTTTTAATAAAGCTGTTTTACCAAGTTCAGTAGTACAAACGGGTGTAAAATCAGCAGGGTGAGAAAATAAAACTCCCCAAGCATTGCCTAGATATTCATGAAAATCAATTGTACCCGCTGTTGTTTTTGCCTGGAAATTCGGAGCAATGTCTCCTAAACGTAAACTCATAATGTTGAATTAAAAGATGAACAATAATTGGATGACAAATATATGTATTTCCTACTAAACAGATAGACTTTTAAACACAAAGATTTTTTCTCTCTATAAACAAACGTTAGGAAACTTCTGAAATGCCATCATCGCCCTTTTCTTTTCGTTTTGCATTACGCCCTTTTGTGAGTAGGGCTTTTCCAAAACGATCTTTTACTTCATCAATGGCTTTATACAAATCATTTTTCTTCTGTACATCCTGGAAGAGATTTGTTTGGGATGCTTCATCGGTTAACTCACTCAGCTTAACACCGAGCAAACGAACGGGCTGACCTTTGCGGTACAGCTGATGAAAAAGTTCCTTGGCATTATAAATCAGTTCATCATCATAAAATGTATAGGGAATAGATGCCTGGCGTTGCTGCGTTTCAAAATCGGGGTAGCGGATCTTTACTGAAATACATCCGGCCATTTTATTATCCTGCCTGAGTTCATGTGCAATTTTTTCCGTCAGCCTTACAATTTCTGTTTCAAGAAAAGCAATATCATTCCTGTTTTCATGAAAGGTATTTTCGCTGGAAATAGATTTGGACTCATGATAAGAATGCACTTCACCAAAGCTGATACCATGCGCCCTTCGCCACAGATCCCTTCCATGTTTTCCCAATTGCTGTTCAAGCATTGCAGGGTTTGCATTCTGCAATTCACCAATTGTTTCAATTCCAATATCAAGCAACGAATGAAAAGCATGCTCACCCACTCCGGGAATTTTATTAACCCGTAAAGGAGCAAGAAATTCCTTTTCGCCGCCAAAAGGAACGAAAATATAATTGTTGGGTTTTGCAAGATCAGTTGCAATTTTTGCCACCAGCTTGTTACTTGCCATGGCAAAAGAAATTGGCAATTGAGTTTGATCAATGATCTCTTTCCGCAGATCAATCGTCCATTGCAATGGATCAAAGAAGCGATCCATGCCTGTCAGGTCAATATAAAATTCATCGATGGATGCTTTCTCAAACAGTGGTGCTTTGGCTGCCACAATATCTGTTACCCATCTTGAATAGCGGCTGTAATCGCCCCTGGTCCCCTGCATCACAATAGCATCAGGGCATAGTTTCATTGCCTGTTTCATGGGCATACCACTGTGTACGCCAAACACTCTTGTTTCATAACTGCAGGTACTCACAACTCCCCGCTCTTTTGTTCCTCCAACAATCACAGGTTTACCTGCGAGTGAAGGATCATTCAAACGTTCCACCGATACAAAGAATGTATCAAGGTCAAAGTGTGCTATGATGCGTTGTTGTGACAGGAGAACAAAGTTATAGCTAAGAGAACAAAAGAGAGAAATGCGATTTCACGCAGAGGTACAGAGATCGCAGGGTGAACTATCTGAGAATTTGTTATCTTGAAATATAATTTACCATATGAATCTCGACTGGCTCAAAAGCGGCATAGCACCTTTAGATAACCTCATCTCCTTTCTGCACAAGCAATCAAAAACAAATGATGTGCTGAAGAAGCAGGTGCTGATGGAACTGCGGAACAATCTCAACATCTTCAAGAATGCTTACATGAATGAAGTATCGCCTGACACAGTGATTGATCTGCTGAGCAATGATGCCATCCAGGATGGAGTTAAAAATAATTTCACTTTCAAAAAATTAAAAGCAGGAGGTATTGAACCCTATCATGTCTTTGATGACCGCAATAAAAAATACATCGGCTGGACAGCTGAAAAACTCATTGATAAGATTGATGAAAAAATTGTGGAGCTGAAACTCCTGAAAAAGATGAACAAGGGTTCGGTTGAAAAACTGAAGAACAATGTACCACTCATGATCAGCAATTTATATTACAGGATGAAGCTTCTGGCAGATTTCATTAAAAGCGATTTTAAATAATTTTTTATACATCCTAAACCAAATTGTTTCAATACCCCCTGCCATGTTAAAAAAAATTCTCATTACCATCCTTGTTATTCTTTCAATTGCTTCCATCATTTTTTTTGGCTTTGTACCGGGCTATATTGATAAATCGAAAAACACGGTAGCATTGAAAGTCGTTAATCCTGAAAAACAGAACTGGTACGATTCTATTCCTTTTATTGCCGATCTGCATTGCGATGAATTACTGTGGGATAGAAATCTTTTGAAAGAGCACAGCTACGGCCATGTAGATCTTCCACGTATGTTAAAAGCAAATATGGCAATGCAGGTGTTTACTATTGTAATATGCATCTGCTGCAAAATCAAACGGACAGTTTCGTGTTATTACCAGCAAAGCAACTTTGCAGCAATTCATCACCGACAGAAAAACAAACCGCAACATCAGTTCCGGCATGCTGGGTATTGAAGGAGCTCATTGTTTGAATAAGGATATCAATAATCTATATAAAGTATATGCTGCCGGTGTTCGCTATATCGGTCTTGCACATTTTTTCGATAACGAATGGGCAGGCTCGGCACATGGTATGAAAAAATGGGGACTTACAGCAGCAGGTAAAACACTTGTTCAAAAAATGGATAGCCTGCATATTGTTATTGACCTTGCACATGCATCACCCAAAACAATTGATGATGTACTGGCTTTTACCAACAGCCCTGTAATAGTTTCGCATACAGGTGTGCGGGGAGTTTGCAAAAACACGAGAAATTTATCAGATGCACATTTGGTAGCTATTGGCAAACGAAACGGCTTGGTGGGAATTGGTTTTTGGGAAACAGCGGTATGCGGTTCTGATGCAACAGCTACAGCAAAAAGCATTCGCTATGTTGCTGATAAAATTGGTGTAGATAAAGTGGCACTGGGTTCAGATTTTGATGGAGCCATTGGTTCTCATTTCGATGTAACAGGTTTGCCACTGATTGTAAATGCCTTACTGAAAGAAGGCTTCAGCAGAACAGAAATTGAAATGATCATGGGAGGAAATGTGAGAGATTTCTTTTTGAGAAATTTACCAGCGAATTAAAATTACTTCTTTTCAGCAAAAATCTCAAACGCATTAGACACTGCCTGGTGAAAAATATTGGCATGCTTCTTCCCTTTTATAAAATCAAAACTGGCAATGATATTTTTTCTGCCCCCATTATTGATCAGTTCAAATAAATGTTTTGCATCCTCTTCCATTACTTTGCCTTCTTCACCAACTGCAATGTAAATTCTCGTTTGTTCTTTATAGTTTTCATTCAGCAATGCAGGATTCACCTTCAGCAGCGATTCAACATCCCACCATAAACTCGGGCTTACAATTACATAGCTGTTAAACAGATTTGGTTGCTTGAATAAAATTTCTGTTGCCAGTAACCCACCCAGCGATTGCCCGATCAGCATTTTTGAAGCAGTTGTTTTGTACTTCTTCTCAACAAACGGCTGCAGTTCTTTTTCAATGAAGCTGATAAATTTTGCAGAGGACCCTGTTGTAGGGAAATCTGCTTTGTCCTTGCTGATTGTTGTTGGGAATGTAAAATCTCTTCTTCGGTCAACATTGGCAATGCCAACAACAATCGACTTGGGCAAAATATTCACCCATGAAAATGTTGCAAACTGAACCAGTCCAACAACATGAATAAAATCTTCATCAGCCGATCCATCAAGCAAATAAATTACGGGGTAAGAAGAATCAGCATGAAAACCTTCAGGCAAATAAATATTCAGTGTTCTTGTTTCCTTCAGTTCATTTGAATACAATTGTTTGATAACACCCAGCGGAAAAACTTCGTCGGCAGGAAGCTTTGAATCAGGCTTTGTTTGTGCAACTGCTGTAGTTGAGAAAAATAAGAAGAGAAAATAAAAAAGAAAACTCCGATACTGCATAAATGGAAGACTTAAGATTAATAAAACCTGAAACAACATGTGTCAGACGCTCTTCGGGACGTCAGACACTCAGCCCAAATAAACATCCAGTAATCCATCGGGCAATTCTACCACTACCTGTTTCTTTTTATGATTGATTGTTCGAATCGTTTCTTCATGCAGCGGTATCAATACTTCCTTGCCTTCAATTTCAAGTCTGCATAAAATCTGCAGCGGCTGTTCAATCACTTCCAGCACATTACCTAATTCCTTTTTACCATCAATCATTAAATAACCTATCAATGAAATGGGTGCTGCTTTCCCTGCGTGCTTGTGAAAATCTTCTTCACGCAGCCATACTTTCTTAGGTGAAATAGTTTTGGCAGCTTCCTTTGTTGTAATACCATCAACCGTTAAATATACTTCCGCATCGTTCTTAATCTTGGTTGCTTTGATGAAGTAAGGAAGAAATTTGTCTTTCCCTTCTTCTATGAACAACACTTCCAATCCTTTGAGTGAAGTCTTTTTTCCAAGATTGTGTTTGAGCACCACTTCCCCGTTTAATCCGAATGTGCCTACAATTTGTCCGATGCTGAAGTATTGTTCCATTTTGCAAATATAAAGACCAATGCCCCTAAATCCCCTAAAGGGGACTTGCCATTACACAGCCCTTACTTGTTTGAGGATAAAAAGAAATTCAAGTTCTCTGACATTTGATGAACAAAGTACAAATGCTGAAGTGGGAGAACAACCTGTTTGTAATGTGAGGATGTACCGTCCCTTCTCTACCGGAGAAGGGAAAGAAGGATGAGGCCGCCAAAAAAAATCCCCCGAATAATCGAGGGATCTTTTATCAAGAGTAATATTTAATTATTCTCCTTGAGCTGGCGCTTCACCTTCGGGTTTCCTTGGTGTTGGCGTGTAAGGCCGGCGTTGGTAGTTACCACCACTGCGACTTTGAAAACGGCTACGGCGTGCTTCATCTCTTTTCTTAGCTTCAGCAGCTTCGTGCTCAACATGCCATGCCTGGAATTTCTCCATAGCAGCAGCCTGATCGAACAAACCGAGAGTTACACCACGTAACAAATGTTTCAGGTACAATACACCTTTGGTAGAAAGGATTTTGCGAACTGTATCAGTTGGCTGTGCTCCTTTCGTTAACCATTCCAGTGCTTTCTGACGATCGATCTGGATCACAGCAGGCTCTGTAACAGGATTGTAAGTACCAATTTTCTGAATGAATTTTCCA carries:
- a CDS encoding rRNA pseudouridine synthase, with protein sequence MAKSSFGNFASQKTNAQKKEEFRQEKKKARVEKNEYFAKKKAEEKSFRPQETRTKTVSSKSGAQTPALPITFKRENTTGEMPLNKYLAHCDVCSRREAAEVIKKGTVLVNGKVVTEPGHKVTDKDEVKVNGKKITIQKELVYILLNKPKDYITTSEDPQGRRTIMDLMKGVSTQRIYPVGRLDRNTTGVLLLTNDGELTQKLSHPSYQVKKVYEVTLDKPLEKKDFEKLLNGLTLEDGFIAPDAVGYPDPKNKKVIGIEIHSGRNRIVRRMFEALGYDVKGLDRVLFANLTKKNVDRSKWRYLNEKEVRLLKFLNKSFVKKKEEEKGKNRDEE
- a CDS encoding peroxiredoxin, with product MSLRLGDIAPNFQAKTTAGTIDFHEYLGNAWGVLFSHPADFTPVCTTELGKTALLKLEFEKRNVKVLALSVDGLDKHNSWISDINETQLTTVDFPIIADEDRTVANLYDMIHPNASETFTVRSLFIIGPDKKVKLFITYPASTGRNFHEVLRVIDSLQLTANYSVATPADWKEGEDVIVVPAVTTEAAIEKFPKGVKIVKPYLRYTPQPNL
- the dinB gene encoding DNA polymerase IV, yielding MSQQRIIAHFDLDTFFVSVERLNDPSLAGKPVIVGGTKERGVVSTCSYETRVFGVHSGMPMKQAMKLCPDAIVMQGTRGDYSRYSRWVTDIVAAKAPLFEKASIDEFYIDLTGMDRFFDPLQWTIDLRKEIIDQTQLPISFAMASNKLVAKIATDLAKPNNYIFVPFGGEKEFLAPLRVNKIPGVGEHAFHSLLDIGIETIGELQNANPAMLEQQLGKHGRDLWRRAHGISFGEVHSYHESKSISSENTFHENRNDIAFLETEIVRLTEKIAHELRQDNKMAGCISVKIRYPDFETQQRQASIPYTFYDDELIYNAKELFHQLYRKGQPVRLLGVKLSELTDEASQTNLFQDVQKKNDLYKAIDEVKDRFGKALLTKGRNAKRKEKGDDGISEVS
- a CDS encoding alpha/beta hydrolase, producing the protein MQYRSFLFYFLFLFFSTTAVAQTKPDSKLPADEVFPLGVIKQLYSNELKETRTLNIYLPEGFHADSSYPVIYLLDGSADEDFIHVVGLVQFATFSWVNILPKSIVVGIANVDRRRDFTFPTTISKDKADFPTTGSSAKFISFIEKELQPFVEKKYKTTASKMLIGQSLGGLLATEILFKQPNLFNSYVIVSPSLWWDVESLLKVNPALLNENYKEQTRIYIAVGEEGKVMEEDAKHLFELINNGGRKNIIASFDFIKGKKHANIFHQAVSNAFEIFAEKK
- the rimM gene encoding 16S rRNA processing protein RimM codes for the protein MEQYFSIGQIVGTFGLNGEVVLKHNLGKKTSLKGLEVLFIEEGKDKFLPYFIKATKIKNDAEVYLTVDGITTKEAAKTISPKKVWLREEDFHKHAGKAAPISLIGYLMIDGKKELGNVLEVIEQPLQILCRLEIEGKEVLIPLHEETIRTINHKKKQVVVELPDGLLDVYLG
- the rpsP gene encoding 30S ribosomal protein S16 gives rise to the protein MPVKIRLQRHGSKKRPFYFIVVADARAPRDGKFIQKIGTYNPVTEPAVIQIDRQKALEWLTKGAQPTDTVRKILSTKGVLYLKHLLRGVTLGLFDQAAAMEKFQAWHVEHEAAEAKKRDEARRSRFQSRSGGNYQRRPYTPTPRKPEGEAPAQGE